One region of Trichosurus vulpecula isolate mTriVul1 chromosome 1, mTriVul1.pri, whole genome shotgun sequence genomic DNA includes:
- the C1H9orf40 gene encoding uncharacterized protein C9orf40 homolog — protein sequence MAKRRAAEPLAFHVPWKRLLPCGRLDDSEPPWAPPGLGPRLPVNGSELRRKRKREDGTMAELLASPSKRSGDAAGPSGPAPGDGARMDTGEPKPPAELRGHTSDPGPQPLLRPRASEPERGAGEEVPRPTGARPPEEELIEEFWQYNTFQYWRNPLPSIDLSEIEKLTEASLTSKDEGVEIDMES from the exons ATGGCCAAGAGGCGCGCGGCGGAGCCGTTGGCATTCCACGTGCCCTGGAAGCGGCTCCTGCCCTGCGGCCGCCTGGACGACTCCGAGCCGCCGTGGGCGCCGCCGGGGCTAGGGCCGCGGCTGCCGGTGAACGGCTCCGAGCTGCGCCGCAAACGGAAGCGGGAGGACGGGACCATGGCGGAGCTCCTGGCCTCGCCCAGCAAGCGCTCCGGCGACGCCGCGGGCCCCAGCGGCCCGGCCCCCGGGGACGGGGCCCGCATGGACACTGGGGAGCCCAAGCCGCCGGCCGAGCTACGCGGCCACACCTCGGACCCCGGGCCGCAGCCGCTGCTCCGGCCCCGCGCCTCGGAGCCCGAGCGGGGCGCCGGAGAGGAGGTCCCGCGGCCCACGGGCGCCAGGCCCCCAGAGGAGGAG CTCATTGAAGAATTTTGGCAATATAATACATTCCAGTATTGGAGAAATCCTTTACCTTCCATTGATCTGTCAGAAATTGAGAAACTAACTGAAGCAAGTCTCACCAGCAAGGATGAAGGTGTTGAAATTGACATGGAATCTTGA